CCGCCCCGTCCATGGCTCGGGTGCACCCGGGCCCGGGTCAGGCCAGGGGGTCCGGAGCAGCCGTGACGCCCAGCTCCGCCAGCTTCGCCCGGCCGCCGTCGACGGCCGTCAGCACCAGCGGACCCTCCTCGGTCAGCGCCACCGAGTGCTCCCAGTGCGAGGACCAGGTGCCGTCCGTGGTGATCACGGTCCAGTCGTCGGAGAGCACCTCGGTGTGCGGGGTGCCGAGCGACACCATCGGCTCGATCGCCAGGCAGAAGCCGGGGACGAGCTTCGGGCCCTTGCCGCGCTTGCGGCTGACGTAGTTCAGCAGATGCGGGTCCATGTGCATCTCGGTGCCGATGCCGTGGCCGCCGTAGTCCTCGATGATCCCGTAACGGCCGCCGCCCGGCTTCGGCTGACGGCGGATGTAGGTCTCGATCGCACGGGACACGTCGACCAGCCGGTTGCCGCTCTTCATGGCGGCGATACCGGCCCACATGGACTCCTCGGTCACCCGGGACAGCTCGACGAGCTCCGGAGCGTGACCGCCGCCCACGAACGCCGTGAACGCCGCGTCGCCGTGCCAGCCGTCGACGATCGCGCCGGCGTCGACGGAGATGATGTCGCCGTCCTTGAGGACCGTCTTGCCGTCCGGGATGCCGTGGACGACGACCTCGTTCACCGAGGTGCAGATGGTGGCGGGGAAACCGCCGTACCCGAGGAAGTTCGACTTCGCCCCGTGGTCGGCGATCACCTTGCGGGCGACGTCGTCCAGGTCCTTCGTCGTGGCGCCGGGGACCGCCGCTTCACGGGTCGCCGCGTGGATGGCGGCGACGACCAGTCCCGCCTCACGCATCTTCGCGATCTGCTCGGGGGTCTTGATCTGCACCATGAGGGCCGGCGCCTTTCAGAGTCGGAGAGTGGTTCGGCGGAATGCCTGGGTAATCAACGATACGGCCGCGGCGTCCTGGGGACACCGCGGCCGTATGCGATCCGGTCGGAGGATACGCCTGGGGTACGACGTTCAGGCCTGGGCGGCCCGGTCCTTCTGCAGCGCCTCCATCGCGCGCTCGGTCACCTCGTCGACCTTGCCGAGCGCGGAGATGGTGACCAGCAGGCCCTGGGCCCGGTAGTGGTCGATGATCGGCTCGGTCTGCGTGTGGTAGACCTCGAGCCGCTTGCGCACGGTCTCCTCGGAGTCGTCGTCGCGCTGGTACAGCTCTCCGCCGCAGACGTCGCAGACGCCCTCGGTCTTCGGGGCGCTGTAGGTGATGTGGAAGACGTGCGCGCTGTCGTTCCGGCAGATGCGGCGGCCCGCGATCCGCTTGACGACCTCGTCCTCGGGCACCTCCAGGTCCAGGACGGCGTCCAGCTTCACGCCGTCCGACGCCAGCGCCGCGTCGAGGGCCTCGGCCTGCGACACGTTCCGCGGGAAGCCGTCCAGCAGGAAGCCGTTCTGGGCGTCCGCCTGGGCCATCCGGTCCCGCGCCATCCCGATGGTGACCTCGTCCGGCACCAGGTTGCCGGCGTCCATGTACGCCTTGGCCTGCTTGCCCAGGTCCGTGCCCTTGCTGATGTTGGCCCGGAAGAGGTCGCCCGTGGAGATGTGCGGGATCGACAGGTTCTTGGCGAGGAACGCGGCCTGCGTTCCCTTGCCGGCACCGGGCGGTCCGACGAGGACGATTCGCATCAGCGGAGGAACCCTTCGTAGTTGCGCTGCTGGAGCTGGCTCTCGATCTGCTTCACGGTCTCCAGACCGACACCCACGATGATGAGGATGCTGGTGCCACCGAACGGGAAGTTCTGGTTCGCACCACCGAAGCCGGCCAACGCCATCGTCGGCACGAGAGCGATCAGACCCAGATACAGCGAGCCCGGCCAGGTGATCCGGTTGAGCACGTAGCTCAGGTACTCGGCGGTAGGTCGACCAGCCCGGATACCCGGGATGAAGCCACCATACTTCTTCATGTTGTCCGCGACTTCCTCGGGGTTGAACGAGATCGCCACGTAGAAGAAGGCGAAGAACACGATCAGAAGGAAGTACGTCGCGATGTAGTACGGGTGGTCGCCCTTGACGAAGTGGGCTTCGATCCAGGTCTTCCATCCGGCGTTCGAGCTCGAGAACTGCGCGATCAGCGCCGGGATGTAGAGCAGCGACGACGCGAAGATGACGGGAATCACACCCGCCTGGTTCACCTTGAGCGGGATGTATGTGGACGTACCGCCGTACGACCTGCGGCCGATCATGCGCTTCGCGTACTGGACCGGGATGCGGCGCTGGGCCTGCTCGACGAAGACGACGAGGGCCACCATCACGAAGCCGATCAGGATGACCGTGCCGAACTCGATCCAGCCCTTGGCGAGCTTGCCGCTCTCCTTGATGGCCCACAGCGCGCCGGGGAAGCCGGCGGCGATGGAGATGAACATCAGGATGGACATGCCATTGCCGATGCCGCGGTCCGTGATGAGCTCACCGAGCCACATGACCACGGCCGTACCGGCGGTCATGGTGATCACCATGGTGGCGGTCACGAAGATCGACTGGTCGGGGACGATCTCGTTGGCCACCTGACAGCCGGAGAACAGCGCACCGCTGCGGGCCGTGGCCACCAGGCCGGTGCCCTGCAGCACGGCCAGCGCGACCGTGAGGTAACGCGTGTACTGCGTGATCTTCGCGGTGCCGGACTGACCCTCCTTCTTGAGGGCCTCCAGACGCGGGATCACCACGGTCAGCAGTTGCAGGATGATGCTCGCCGTGATGTACGGCATGATGCCGAGCGCGAAGATCGTGATCTGCAGCAGCGCGCCGCCGCTGAACATGTTGACGAGGCCGAAGAGGCTGCTGTTGTTCTTCGAGGCCTGGTCCACACAGATCTGGACGTTCTCATAGCTGACGCCGGGCACCGGGATGTGTGCGCCGAGCCGGTACAGCACGATGATGCCGAGCGTGAAGAGCAGCTTCTTGCGCAGGTCGGGCGTCTTGAACGCCCGGGCGAACGCGGTGAGCACGGTGCCTCCTGCGACCCCCGCGCAAAGCGTCAGAGGTGACGGTCTTGAGGTTCGACGAATTCGTATGAGACAAGAACCGCTCCGGGGGCCGGGTGGGCCTCCGTCACGGCGTGGGGGTCGCCCCCCGGGGATAACAGCAACAACGCACGCCACCTTACCGGCGAGTGTGCCCCCTTGGAACGACCAACCGGGGATGCCCCGTTTGAGAGCATCCCCGGTTGGTGTTCAGGCCATCGGCTCGTCTCAGACGAGCTCGGTGACGGTGCCGCCGGCGGCGGTGATCTTCTCCTTGGCGGAGCCGGAGACGGCGTCGACCGTCACCTGCAGCGCCACGGAGACCTCGCCCTGGCCGAGCACCTTGACGAGCTGGTTCTTGCGAACCGCGCCCTTGGCGACCAGGTCGGCGACCGTGACCTCGCCACCCTCGGGGTAGAGGGCGGCGAGCTTGTCCAGGTTCACGACCTGGTACTCGGTCTTGAACGGGTTCTTGAAGCCCTTCAGCTTCGGGAGGCGCATGTGGAGCGGCATCTGGCCACCCTCGAAGCGCTCCGGAACCTGGTAGCGGGCCTTCGTGCCCTTGGTACCACGACCGGCCGTCTTACCCTTCGACGCCTCACCACGACCGACACGGGTCTTGGCGGTCTTGGCGCCGGGGGCGGGACGGAGGTTGTGGATCTTCAGCGGGTTCTGCTCCGCCATGATCAGTCGACCTCCTCGACCGTCACGAGGTGGCGGACGGTGTGCACCATTCCGCGGAACTCGGGGCGGTCCTCCTTGACGACCACGTCGTTGACCCTCTTCAGGCCAAGCGAACGCAGGGTGTCACGGTGGTTCTGCTTGCTGCCGATGTACGACTTCGTCTGCGTGATCTTGAGGCGGGCCATCACGCACCCGCTCCCGCACCGGCGCGCGCACGAAGCAGAGCCGCGGGGGCGACGTCCTCGAGCGGCAGACCGCGGCGGGCCGCGATCTCCTCGGGACGCTGCAGACCCTTCAGGGCCTCCACCGTCGCGTGCACGATGTTGATCGCGTTGGACGAGCCGAGCGACTTCGACAGGATGTCGTGAACGCCGGCGCACTCGAGCACGGCACGCACCGGGCCACCGGCGATAACACCGGTACCGGGGGAAGCAGGCTTGAGCAGGACGACGCCCGCCGCCTTCTCGCCCGTGATCGGGTGCGGGATGGTGCCCTGGATACGCGGGACCTTGAAGAAGTGCTTCTTGGCCTCCTCAACGCCCTTGGCGATGGCGGCCGGCACCTCCTTGGCCTTGCCGTAACCGACACCCACGGTGCCGTCACCGTCGCCCACCACGACCAGCGCGGTGAAGCTGAAGCGACGACCACCCTTCACAACCTTGGCGACGCGGTTGATCGCGACGACGCGCTCAACGTACGCGGTCTTCTCGGCGGCAGCAGCGCCGCCGTCACGGCCCTTCCGGTCCCGCCGCTCGCCGCCACCGGCACCGCTGC
The genomic region above belongs to Streptomyces marianii and contains:
- the secY gene encoding preprotein translocase subunit SecY; this encodes MLTAFARAFKTPDLRKKLLFTLGIIVLYRLGAHIPVPGVSYENVQICVDQASKNNSSLFGLVNMFSGGALLQITIFALGIMPYITASIILQLLTVVIPRLEALKKEGQSGTAKITQYTRYLTVALAVLQGTGLVATARSGALFSGCQVANEIVPDQSIFVTATMVITMTAGTAVVMWLGELITDRGIGNGMSILMFISIAAGFPGALWAIKESGKLAKGWIEFGTVILIGFVMVALVVFVEQAQRRIPVQYAKRMIGRRSYGGTSTYIPLKVNQAGVIPVIFASSLLYIPALIAQFSSSNAGWKTWIEAHFVKGDHPYYIATYFLLIVFFAFFYVAISFNPEEVADNMKKYGGFIPGIRAGRPTAEYLSYVLNRITWPGSLYLGLIALVPTMALAGFGGANQNFPFGGTSILIIVGVGLETVKQIESQLQQRNYEGFLR
- the rpmD gene encoding 50S ribosomal protein L30, producing MARLKITQTKSYIGSKQNHRDTLRSLGLKRVNDVVVKEDRPEFRGMVHTVRHLVTVEEVD
- the rplO gene encoding 50S ribosomal protein L15, with amino-acid sequence MAEQNPLKIHNLRPAPGAKTAKTRVGRGEASKGKTAGRGTKGTKARYQVPERFEGGQMPLHMRLPKLKGFKNPFKTEYQVVNLDKLAALYPEGGEVTVADLVAKGAVRKNQLVKVLGQGEVSVALQVTVDAVSGSAKEKITAAGGTVTELV
- a CDS encoding adenylate kinase, which codes for MRIVLVGPPGAGKGTQAAFLAKNLSIPHISTGDLFRANISKGTDLGKQAKAYMDAGNLVPDEVTIGMARDRMAQADAQNGFLLDGFPRNVSQAEALDAALASDGVKLDAVLDLEVPEDEVVKRIAGRRICRNDSAHVFHITYSAPKTEGVCDVCGGELYQRDDDSEETVRKRLEVYHTQTEPIIDHYRAQGLLVTISALGKVDEVTERAMEALQKDRAAQA
- the map gene encoding type I methionyl aminopeptidase, encoding MVQIKTPEQIAKMREAGLVVAAIHAATREAAVPGATTKDLDDVARKVIADHGAKSNFLGYGGFPATICTSVNEVVVHGIPDGKTVLKDGDIISVDAGAIVDGWHGDAAFTAFVGGGHAPELVELSRVTEESMWAGIAAMKSGNRLVDVSRAIETYIRRQPKPGGGRYGIIEDYGGHGIGTEMHMDPHLLNYVSRKRGKGPKLVPGFCLAIEPMVSLGTPHTEVLSDDWTVITTDGTWSSHWEHSVALTEEGPLVLTAVDGGRAKLAELGVTAAPDPLA
- the rpsE gene encoding 30S ribosomal protein S5, with protein sequence MAGPQRRGSGAGGGERRDRKGRDGGAAAAEKTAYVERVVAINRVAKVVKGGRRFSFTALVVVGDGDGTVGVGYGKAKEVPAAIAKGVEEAKKHFFKVPRIQGTIPHPITGEKAAGVVLLKPASPGTGVIAGGPVRAVLECAGVHDILSKSLGSSNAINIVHATVEALKGLQRPEEIAARRGLPLEDVAPAALLRARAGAGAGA